The following nucleotide sequence is from Dehalococcoidales bacterium.
AGCAAGTCCGTAGATGAAATCCGGCAGCACTACGCCAGCTTCTACGAGGAGCTGAACAACGCCGAAACGACGACCCAGGGCAGAGGGGAAGAGACCCTTATCACCTTCACCAAGCGCACCGGCACCAAGGGATAGCGGCATGGATCAGATAACAATAGAAAAAGAATCTATCTCCGAATTGATCTCCGCGTTGCGAAAGGTACCCCCGAAAAACCTCAAGATCATCCATCTGGCCAACGAGATACCCATAGTAAACGGTGACTTTAATCCTTTTGACCT
It contains:
- a CDS encoding PRTRC system protein C encodes the protein MVTQDPPKPNKRIFIIDNREHPDPDPSKSVDEIRQHYASFYEELNNAETTTQGRGEETLITFTKRTGTKG